A region of Thermodesulfobacteriota bacterium DNA encodes the following proteins:
- a CDS encoding TIGR00730 family Rossman fold protein: protein MKAEAKQSPTEGKLHFNDDNGAVDDTIKKLLRLAGDVQHADIVRQMIIASLKAGLEDGGKADLKQMNDALKELRFTTKVFKPYRQIRKVSVFGSARENLDSPIYQMAKLFGKRMVEAGYMVITGGGPGIMQAINEGAGTEKSFGVNIRLPMEQEPNAVVKDNPRCITYKYFFTRKVAFIKEADAVALFPGGFGTLDEAMETLTLIQTGKCDPMPVVMMDLPDGSYWRTLIRFMQSEVINNSRADKTGFSLFQVINSVDDAVAHINRFYRNFHSIRYVGPRLVIRLNRAIDNCCMEELASEFKDILTHPEGIRMSGPLPDEFDSPEIAHLPRIVVDFNKRDYGRLRSLIDTINAL from the coding sequence ATGAAGGCGGAAGCGAAGCAATCTCCTACAGAAGGAAAACTTCACTTTAACGACGACAATGGTGCCGTTGATGATACAATTAAAAAACTATTGCGCCTTGCCGGCGATGTACAACATGCCGATATCGTACGTCAGATGATAATTGCTTCGCTTAAGGCGGGTTTAGAAGACGGTGGCAAGGCCGACTTAAAACAGATGAACGATGCCCTGAAAGAACTGCGTTTCACAACCAAAGTTTTTAAGCCCTACCGTCAAATACGCAAAGTATCCGTATTTGGCTCTGCAAGAGAAAATCTAGACAGCCCCATATATCAAATGGCCAAGCTTTTCGGGAAAAGAATGGTCGAAGCCGGATATATGGTAATCACCGGAGGCGGCCCTGGCATTATGCAGGCCATAAACGAAGGGGCCGGGACTGAAAAGTCTTTTGGCGTCAACATTAGGCTGCCCATGGAACAGGAACCTAATGCCGTAGTAAAAGACAACCCGCGTTGTATTACCTACAAATATTTTTTCACCCGTAAGGTGGCGTTTATCAAGGAAGCTGATGCGGTAGCTCTTTTCCCGGGAGGGTTCGGCACCTTGGATGAAGCAATGGAAACACTGACCCTCATTCAAACAGGAAAATGTGACCCCATGCCCGTTGTCATGATGGACTTACCTGATGGGTCTTACTGGAGAACTTTAATTAGATTCATGCAATCCGAAGTGATAAACAACAGTCGCGCAGACAAAACGGGCTTTTCTCTCTTCCAAGTGATAAATTCGGTAGATGATGCGGTTGCCCACATCAATCGTTTCTATAGGAATTTCCATAGCATTCGGTATGTAGGTCCCCGGTTGGTCATAAGGTTAAACAGGGCCATAGACAATTGCTGCATGGAGGAATTAGCAAGCGAGTTTAAGGACATCCTTACCCATCCGGAAGGTATCCGAATGTCTGGACCGCTACCGGATGAATTTGACTCACCAGAAATTGCGCACCTACCCCGGATAGTCGTCGATTTCAACAAGCGAGACTATGGCCGTCTACGCTCTCTAATCGACACCATTAACGCGTTGTAG
- a CDS encoding PilZ domain-containing protein: MGAFAAQDTILEDSESRKDSRVIFNGKKPVVAECFTVDSHFKASIQDLCTSGVFICTDRKFSIGQEISLTLWFPESGKKMMASGEIVRIEYSGIGVKFKILFTK, from the coding sequence ATGGGAGCTTTTGCGGCACAAGATACCATTTTAGAGGATTCGGAATCCAGGAAAGACTCAAGAGTAATTTTTAATGGCAAAAAGCCCGTAGTAGCGGAATGTTTTACCGTTGATTCTCATTTTAAAGCGTCCATTCAGGATTTGTGCACGTCTGGGGTTTTTATTTGCACTGACAGAAAATTTTCTATCGGACAAGAGATTTCATTAACTCTTTGGTTTCCCGAATCCGGAAAAAAGATGATGGCGAGCGGTGAAATAGTCAGGATTGAATATTCAGGAATCGGAGTGAAATTTAAAATTCTGTTTACTAAGTAA
- a CDS encoding zf-TFIIB domain-containing protein — translation MKNERVIIQVSDEDLHFREEERKKIEKLRAIAAKEADEAYSKDHKNHCFRCGTPSLVEVEHNKVKIDICVNEGCGAVHLDPGEMEKILEAEKGVFGKVKNSVFSVFK, via the coding sequence ATGAAAAACGAGCGCGTCATAATTCAAGTCAGCGATGAAGATCTTCACTTTCGTGAAGAGGAAAGGAAAAAAATTGAAAAACTTAGGGCCATTGCCGCAAAAGAGGCGGATGAGGCCTATAGCAAAGACCACAAAAATCACTGCTTCAGATGCGGCACGCCAAGCCTGGTGGAAGTGGAGCATAATAAGGTTAAGATCGACATATGCGTCAATGAAGGATGCGGCGCGGTTCACCTCGACCCAGGGGAGATGGAAAAGATACTTGAAGCTGAAAAGGGTGTTTTCGGCAAGGTGAAAAACTCCGTTTTTTCGGTCTTCAAATAG
- a CDS encoding M48 family metallopeptidase, with protein sequence MGGHLFRIEGIGKILFERSPRAKRINISVRPFKGVRVAVPYRISWEKAMAFAGSRRGWIKKNLERMRQVERDHRTLSVKFNDIDRTKARRVLVNRLDELAKAHGFKYNRVFIRNQKTRWGSCSSKNNISLNVKLVRLPDRLTDYVIIHELVHTRIKSHNKEFYTKLEQMVNDRKSLERELKRYGAGLC encoded by the coding sequence ATGGGCGGACATCTGTTTCGTATTGAAGGTATCGGAAAAATTTTATTTGAACGCAGTCCAAGGGCAAAGCGGATCAATATTTCGGTGCGACCATTCAAAGGTGTTCGGGTTGCAGTTCCTTATAGAATTTCATGGGAGAAAGCCATGGCCTTTGCCGGCTCCAGAAGGGGGTGGATAAAAAAAAATCTGGAAAGAATGAGACAGGTGGAAAGGGATCATAGAACTCTTTCCGTAAAATTCAATGATATTGATCGAACCAAAGCCAGGAGAGTTTTGGTTAATAGGCTGGATGAACTGGCAAAAGCGCATGGGTTTAAATACAATCGCGTATTCATTAGGAATCAGAAGACCCGCTGGGGGAGTTGTTCGTCCAAAAACAACATCAGCCTTAATGTCAAACTTGTCAGATTACCCGACAGATTGACTGATTATGTGATCATTCACGAGCTCGTTCATACCCGCATTAAAAGCCATAATAAGGAATTTTATACCAAGTTAGAGCAGATGGTAAACGATCGCAAATCGTTAGAAAGAGAACTGAAAAGATATGGCGCCGGGCTATGCTAA
- a CDS encoding 2-dehydropantoate 2-reductase, with translation MIVTIAGCGALGSLLAGRLIEGGITVQAFQRSGAQLEALREKGITIEGDRTGTTRKFPLTAVSDSPSDLKPSRLVIVAVKSYSTEEISPVGEILEEDGVVLTIQNGLGNPEKLVSVFGKEKVGAGVTTYGAYTKAPGVIGWGGDGFFMFGPWKQGIDMAWIEVLLKGAGLNASYVEDPRPAIWRKLAINAMVNTTSALTGMSNGEMRKNIHALDIMKRICQETIIAAGRAGVQIEFDELWAMHMDNLERTAANKTSMLQDLQAARKTEIDTISGGVLKYAQDDEEFPFTRAVYVLVKAIDTWRGY, from the coding sequence ATGATAGTAACCATAGCCGGATGTGGCGCTTTGGGCAGCCTGTTGGCCGGCCGTTTGATCGAAGGAGGCATAACTGTTCAGGCTTTTCAGAGATCGGGCGCACAGCTTGAGGCGCTTCGAGAGAAAGGGATTACGATTGAGGGGGACCGCACCGGCACGACAAGGAAATTCCCACTGACCGCTGTTTCGGATAGCCCGTCTGATCTCAAACCATCCAGGTTGGTTATTGTGGCCGTAAAGTCATACAGCACAGAAGAAATTTCACCTGTTGGGGAAATCCTTGAGGAGGACGGAGTGGTTCTTACCATTCAAAATGGCCTGGGGAACCCGGAGAAGCTTGTTTCAGTTTTTGGAAAGGAAAAGGTCGGAGCTGGTGTGACAACTTACGGGGCATATACTAAGGCTCCGGGTGTCATAGGGTGGGGTGGCGACGGCTTTTTCATGTTCGGGCCCTGGAAGCAGGGCATTGACATGGCATGGATCGAAGTTCTGTTGAAAGGGGCTGGACTGAACGCCAGTTATGTGGAAGATCCTCGGCCGGCTATTTGGCGGAAACTGGCCATAAACGCTATGGTCAACACCACTTCCGCCTTAACGGGTATGAGCAATGGCGAGATGCGAAAAAATATCCATGCACTGGACATCATGAAAAGGATCTGCCAAGAGACCATTATTGCGGCAGGAAGGGCAGGTGTCCAAATTGAGTTTGATGAGCTGTGGGCCATGCATATGGACAATCTTGAGAGAACGGCAGCGAACAAGACGTCCATGCTTCAGGACCTGCAGGCCGCGAGAAAAACGGAAATCGATACCATATCAGGGGGTGTGCTCAAATATGCGCAGGATGACGAAGAGTTTCCTTTTACCCGGGCTGTATATGTCCTGGTGAAAGCGATCGATACCTGGCGAGGCTATTGA